A DNA window from Legionella sp. MW5194 contains the following coding sequences:
- a CDS encoding flagellar hook-length control protein FliK — MDVTQLPVTPVTNPDTISPLGIESDENGQLVTNDEFKRVMGDVLAGDALNQEADQSAENQGAADSGQTPIPVALPIDLPVVTTPEPVVLSEPPVLPDETLLAEPILPLPANESPHLAWFAATGFEPPNPLLGDEAMPVTVSLLDTDATMVSDKQTFMIPLPQPATVQGGKATIPAIEVSTTDGDDVDPLSLMSEWSGNKKEMDASLRMEDKLLTMAESVTRLEKRLNAETAVNPLNGAMGAINQTKVQASPTPQVPMPVKSLELPVLVDSPEWGSQFSQQITWLGQQKIDRAVIRLNPQELGPLEVNIKFHKDEASLTITAHTLHVRDMIEQAIPRLRDMMSEQGINLSQFSIESNASQHQAGRQPGHAQHTGNPAPSVMEEGSQETSVIKNSRGLIDYFA, encoded by the coding sequence ATGGATGTGACCCAGTTGCCTGTCACCCCAGTGACAAACCCAGACACTATTTCCCCTTTGGGCATCGAAAGTGACGAAAATGGTCAATTAGTTACCAATGATGAGTTTAAACGCGTCATGGGCGATGTATTGGCGGGTGATGCTCTGAATCAGGAGGCTGACCAATCGGCTGAAAACCAGGGAGCAGCCGATAGCGGGCAAACGCCCATCCCCGTGGCTCTGCCGATTGACTTGCCTGTGGTTACAACACCTGAGCCTGTGGTTTTGTCTGAACCCCCTGTATTGCCGGATGAAACGCTTTTGGCAGAACCAATCCTTCCGTTACCTGCGAATGAAAGTCCGCATTTAGCCTGGTTCGCAGCGACTGGCTTTGAACCGCCAAACCCCTTGCTCGGTGATGAGGCAATGCCTGTGACTGTGAGTCTCCTGGATACCGATGCGACAATGGTTTCCGACAAACAGACTTTCATGATTCCGCTGCCTCAGCCTGCGACTGTTCAAGGCGGCAAGGCCACCATTCCCGCCATAGAGGTTTCAACGACTGATGGCGATGACGTGGATCCGCTGTCTTTAATGAGCGAGTGGAGTGGCAACAAAAAAGAAATGGACGCAAGCCTCAGGATGGAGGATAAGTTGTTGACGATGGCCGAATCAGTCACCCGACTGGAAAAGCGCCTTAACGCCGAGACCGCAGTGAACCCTCTCAATGGTGCCATGGGCGCAATAAACCAGACTAAAGTGCAGGCCTCGCCCACACCTCAGGTGCCAATGCCCGTCAAAAGCCTGGAGTTGCCTGTGCTAGTGGACAGCCCGGAATGGGGCAGTCAATTTTCCCAACAGATTACCTGGCTCGGTCAGCAGAAAATTGATCGGGCAGTGATTCGTTTAAATCCTCAGGAGCTCGGACCCCTTGAGGTCAATATCAAGTTTCATAAGGATGAAGCCTCATTGACTATCACCGCGCATACCCTGCACGTGCGGGACATGATTGAGCAGGCGATTCCACGGCTTCGGGACATGATGTCTGAGCAGGGAATTAACCTGTCGCAATTCTCTATTGAATCCAATGCCAGTCAGCATCAGGCGGGCCGGCAGCCGGGTCATGCACAACACACGGGTAACCCTGCTCCTTCAGTTATGGAAGAAGGCAGCCAGGAGA